The genomic region GTCTACCAGCACCAGCCGTAACGCACCCCCCATCCGGTATGCCGTCCGAACCGGTAGTACGAGAAACCCACCGACGGATAGGACCAGTAATACCGATAGGTCGGGTAGCAGTACGTCGTGGAAGAGTAGGGCGTGATATACGTCACGCACGTGTCGTACCGGTAGTGCGTCCCGCACCAGACGGTGCTGTAGCTCGGGACGTAGACGTAGGTGGTCTGCGGCACGTACACGGGGCGCTCGACGACGCGTTCCACCGTCCGTTCCGGGGCGGGCGCGGGGGCCGGGGCGGCCTGGGGATTCACGAGCGCGCCGAGAACCCGCTCGCTGGCGCCGGCCTGCTTGAGCTCCACGAGGTCGTCGGCGGACATTCTGGCCACCGGACCGTGAGCGCGGATGTAGGACAGGATCACGTCGTCGGAGACGCCGGCGGCGACGAGCTTCTTGATTTCATCCTTGCCGACGTCGGCCGCCGCGGCCAAGGGAAGCCCGGCCAGGAACGCCAGGCTCAGCAGGGCTTTCTTCGGAATTCTCATCGTTCCCTCCTCCCGACTTAATGCACGCAATAAGCCGTATGGACATGGACCCGGGTCCGCGAATGGCGGCCCAGAACGTACCCGAACACGGCCGCCGCGCCGACCAGGATCGCGGGCTCATAATCATATACGACGGTCCGGGTCTCCCGGGCGGGGCGGGGAACCGTGACGGGCGCCTCCAGAAGCGCGTTGAGGACGGCGCTGGAAACCCCCTGTTCCTTGAGGGCGACGATGTCGTCGGCCGTCGGGCGGCGTTCCACGCCGTCCTTTCGAATCCGCTCGAGGATCGCGGCTTCGGAGTATCCCGCCCGGGTCATGGCAACCACTTCGTTGTGGCTGACGGGGGTGACGCCGGGATCGTAGGAGCGGTGTTCGTACGCCACGCACCCTCCCAGGAGAAGGGAGCCGCACAGGGTCAGGATCAGAGCCTTCCGCATGGCAGTCCTCCCCGCAAAACCTACGAGGGTTAGACGACCCGGCATAGATCATGTTACCGGGGCGGGGGAGCCGGTTCAAGGAGCGCCCGCGGGGGGCTCCAGCGCTTTCCTCAGGCGTCGCAAGGCGTTGAAAATCCGGGATTTGACGGTTCCCTCGGGGATGCCGAGGATTTCGGCGATCTCGTCGTATTTGAGGCCTTGGTATTCGGCCAGGAGCAGGCAGGCCCGTTCGCCTTCCGGGAGGGTCTTGAGCGCTTGGAGGAGGGCGAGGTGCGTGTCGCGGCGGTCGAGGTCGGGTTCGGGGGCTTCGGAGATGGCGCCGTTCACGTCGGGGAGGGGGCTTTCACGACGCTTGGCCGCATCGTTGGCGAAAAGATTGTGAGCGATGTGGAAGAGGTAGGTGGAGACTTTGGCCGAAGGGACATAGCGCCGGGCGGCGCGCCAGACGCGCAGGAAGGTTTCCTGGAGGAGATCCTCGGCGCGGGCGCGGTTTCCGGAAAGCCGGAAGAGGTAGTTGAAAAGCGGCCGCTCGTAGCGGCGATACAGTTCCTCCAGGGCGGCCGCGTCGCCCGCCTTGACGCGGAGCATGAGGTCGGTTTCCGGGTCGGCCACCGACGCCGAGTCTAAGGGGCCTTTTCTCCCATTGTCAACGCTCGCGAGGCGCCGCTATCATCCGGGTCGGTCGCCGGACCCATCGCCGGGAGCGGGGAATCGTTGAAAAGAGGAGGGATCCATGGGCGCACGCGATCATCGGGAACAGGCCGACCAGGAGAGCGCTCGGGTGGCCATCCTCACGGTGAGCGACACCCGGACGCCGGAGACGGACACCTCGGGAAAGGAGGCCTTCGAGATCTTCCGCAAGTTCGGCCACACGGTCGTGGAGCACGCGCAGGTGCCCAACGAGCGCAAGAAGATTTCCGAGGCGGCCGAGAAAGCGCTGCGCGAGGCGGATCTCGTGGTCACGATCGGCGGGACGGGGGCCAGCCGCAAGGACGTGACGGTGGAAGCGCTGCGCCCGCTGGTCGAGAAGGAGCTTCCCGGGTTCGGGGAGCTGTTCCGGTCGATGTCGGCGCGGGAGATCGGGACGGCGGCCATTCTTTCCCGGGCGCTTCTCGGGGTTACGTCGGCCGGCCGCATCGTGGTGGCCCTTCCGGGCTCGACGGGCGCGGTTCGGCTGGGGCTGGAAGGGATCCTCATGAACGAACTCAAACATCTCCTCTGGGAGCTGCGGCGGTACGCATGAGCCTTTGGGCATGGTACCGGGCGCGGCGTTGGGGCTGGAAGATCGGGATCGCCGTCGCGGCCCTTCCGCTGGGAGCGGCGCTTCTCTACGGGGTCGGTCGGACGGTCCAGTACTGGGGCGCCGAGGGGGACCCCGCGCTCTACGTGCCGCGCGAGGCGAACGTGGTCTTTCGCGCCCGGGACCTGGAGGCGCAGCTCGAACGGATGGAGGGGACGGTCGCCTGGCGGGCGATCCGGCGGCGGCTCCTGCGCCACCCGGCGATTCGGGGGGCGATCAACGAAACCCTTCGCCAAGCGGGGCTTCCGACGCTCGATGATCTGGAGGACCGCCGGCAGGGGACGGCGGAGGGGCTGCGCCGTCTCCTGTGGATCGCAGGCCGGGACGCCGTCGGAGCGCTGAAGATGGGGACGCCGGGTCGTGCTCCGGAGGGGCTCGGCGTGGTCCGGCTTCCCTGGACGCTCTACCTGGCGGCGCCGTTTGCGTCCTGGGTTCTGCCCTCCGAGGAGGAAGGCGGGAGGAAGCTGCTGAAGGTACGGCAAGGTCGGGGGGCGATCTACGTCGCCTTCGCGGGGCGGCTGGCGCTGGCCAGTACGGACAAGGCATTTCTGGTTCGGGCGCTCGCCCGGGCGGGAACGCCGCGGGAGGCGGGGGCGCCTCTCGAACTTACGGTGGAATTCGACGGCTCGCCGGCTTTGGAATCCCTGCGGCGGGAGTTCGGATGGGTGGAAGGGGTCCTGGGGGCGGAGGGGACCCGGGCGCTGACGGTTTCCGCGGATCTGCGCGAGGAGGCGCTGGTCGTGGAGGGAACGCTCGCGGGGGCGCGGCCGGTGGGTGGGGAACCCGCGCCGCACGCGCGGGCCGCGTGGGCTCCGGCGGGAGGCTCGGGGGTCCTGGCGCACCGCGCGGGGCTGTCGGATCTGCACGCGGGCCTCAAGGGGCTCGGCGGTTCGGCAAAGAATCTCCGGCAGGCGTTCGAGACGCTCGACGAGGTGGGGAAGTTCGCCTCGACCGTGCTTCCGCTTCTGGAGCCGGGGATGACGGTGGTGACGGGGGGCGTCGGCGATACGCGGGTGTTCCCGGCGGTGGCGCTGATTTGTCCGAGTCGGGAGCCGCGGCGGGCGGTCGAGGCGCTCGACGGAGTCATTCGCCGGATCGGCGGGAAGTTCATCGAGCAGCGGCCTCTGCAGGAGCACGTCGTGGGGGACGTGGCGATTCACTCCTGGGCTCCTCCGGGGGCGCTTCCGGCGGACGAAATTCTTCAGCCGTGCTACGCGGCGGTTCGGGACGCGTTCGTCCTGGGGAACAATTTGGCCTTCACGGAGGCGGTCGTGCGCGTCGCTTTGGGGGAAGCGGGGAGCCTGACGGAGCAGGCGCATTTCCGGGCGCTGCGGCGGGAGCTGGGGCGGCACGGGTTCGTGGTCGAGCCGGACGGGGCGGGCGGGGTGTTCCTGGCGGGGCCGATCCGGGAGTCCCTGGACGGTCTCCTGGGGCCGGCGGCGCAGTTTCTCGTGGACGCGCGCTTGCCGGGGCCGGTGCTGCGGCAGGAGATCGAAACGGAGCTGCGGGAGCAGGGGCGCGCGCTTCCGCCGCCGGAGGTGGATCAGCTTTTCTACGAGCGGCAGCGGCAGAAATATCGGGAGGAGGAGGAGGCGCTCCGGGCGCGTCTGGGATTTCTCGACGCCTTCAAGTGGTTCGCGTTCGAGTCCCGTTCCGGGCCCCGCGGAATGTCGTTTCGGGCGGCGGCGGCGTTCCGGTGAGCTTCAGAAGCCGGCGCGCTTGAGCCATTCCCGGGTGATGCGGGAGGGGGAACGGCGCCGAGCCAACTTCGCGAGAATGTCGAGCTCGAGGTTGACGAGGTCGCCCTTCTTGAGCCGTCCCAGCGTGGTCCGGCGGCGGGTGGTCGGGATGAGCGCGACGGTGAAGGCGTCGGGCTCCACGTCCACGACGGTGAGGCTCACGCCGTCCACCGCGATCGATCCTTTGGGCACGAGTTCCGAAGCCAGCGGCGTTCCGATCTTGAGAAGCGGACGGACGTCCAGGACGCGTCCGGTGCCGTCCACGTGGCCCTGGACGATGTGGCCGCCGAGACGTTCGCCGAGCCGGAGGGCGCGTTCGAGGTTGACGGGGGATCCGCGGCGGAGCCGCCCCAGGTTGGTACGGGCGAGGGTTTCGGGAACCAGATCGAATCCCGCCTGATCGTCCTGGAGCCGGGCGACGGTCAGGCAGACGCCGTTGACGGCCACGCTTTCGCCCGGGACGAGGTCGGGGAAACCCGTCTGGACCACCAGTCGACGGCCGGGGCGGATCACCCGGCCGACCCGCTCCACGATTCCTGTGAACATGGGGGCATCATTTTATACACACCCCCGGCGGCGTGCACGCGGAAAACCGGACGCGCAATCCGCGGGCGCCGGGGGCTCCGGCGGGGGGCCGGAGGTCGGCGCCCGCGGGAAGGAGAGGGAGGTTCCGGAGGAAGGCCCCTTGGGCCGGTCAAACGGATATCGGAATGCGCCGCCGGACCGAGGAGGGGATCTTGGCGAAGCGTACGGTCAGAACTCCGTCGGCGCAGGTGGTGTGGACGCGATCCGGATCGGCCGACGGCGGCAGGGGGATGAGCCGGCGGAAGGGGCCGAAGCGTCGCTCCAGCTTCACGACCGCGCCCGGACGGCCGTAGTCGGGTTCCCTTTTCTCTCCGGCCACCACGAGTCCGTTGCGGGAAACGGTGACCAGAAGGCTCTCCGGGTCCACGCCGGGGATCTCGATCCGCACGAGGATTTCGTCGTCCGTTTCGGCGACGTCCACGGGCGGAGACCATGCCGGGGTGTGGGCGGTGTAAGCGGGACGGTCCAAAAGCGTTCGCGCCATAACAGCTCTCCTTCCACAGACCCTCGCGGAGTCAACTCGTCCGCTTGGGAAAGTGCAAGCAGCGTGCCAGCGATTTTCTCGCCGCCGGGCGCAACCGTTCTTTTTCGAAGCGGTTGCGTTGAAGAGAGGACCCGGCCGCGCGGGGGGTGTCAAAGTGGCAGCGTTTTGCGGTCGCTCTCTCTTAGAAGGCGTTGGGGGCGAAGGTCATAGGCTTGTCGGACGCGAAGGTATGCGGATTGCAGGGGAAGCGGGAGGATAAAGGAGGCGGGCATGGAGCGAGGTGATTCTTTCATTTCGCTTCTGGGCTGCGGGGTGTGGTTGTTGGTGTTCAGTTTGGCGGCGGCGGGGTTTCTGGCCTTGGCGGCGGCGATGGGTTCCTGCGTGGCCGGTTGAAGGCCATAAAAAGCCTTGACCGATCGGGGTCGATAGAGATAATAGTTGCTCCCTTCGCAGGGTGCACACCGCAGCCGTACCGAGGTGGGCATGATCATTGACGTGGTGACGCTTTTCCCCCGGATGTTCGAGGGGGTCCTGGGCGAGAGCATCCTGAGGCGCGCGCAGGAGGAGGGCAAGGTTCGGGTCAACCTGATCAACCTGCGCGACTTCTCCCGGGAGCGTCACAAGAAGGTGGATGCACCGCCGTACGGGGGCGGCCCCGGCATGGTGATCATGGCCGAACCCGTTTTCGAGGCGGTCGAACATCTGCGGAGGAACGGCCGCGAGGAGTCGCTCCTGGTCCTTCTGACGCCGGGGGGCGTCCGGTATACGCAAACCCTGGCGCGGGAGCTGTCCCGGAAGAAGGGGTTGATTCTTCTGTGCGGTCACTATGAAGGCTTCGACGAGCGGGTCAGCCAGGGGTTGGCCCCGCTGGAGCTTTC from Planctomycetota bacterium harbors:
- a CDS encoding sigma-70 family RNA polymerase sigma factor, which codes for MADPETDLMLRVKAGDAAALEELYRRYERPLFNYLFRLSGNRARAEDLLQETFLRVWRAARRYVPSAKVSTYLFHIAHNLFANDAAKRRESPLPDVNGAISEAPEPDLDRRDTHLALLQALKTLPEGERACLLLAEYQGLKYDEIAEILGIPEGTVKSRIFNALRRLRKALEPPAGAP
- the trmD gene encoding tRNA (guanosine(37)-N1)-methyltransferase TrmD translates to MIIDVVTLFPRMFEGVLGESILRRAQEEGKVRVNLINLRDFSRERHKKVDAPPYGGGPGMVIMAEPVFEAVEHLRRNGREESLLVLLTPGGVRYTQTLARELSRKKGLILLCGHYEGFDERVSQGLAPLELSIGDYVLTGGEIPAMVVLDSVVRLIPGVLGAPGSLAEESFSEGMLEYPQYTRPPDVRGMKVPGVLLSGDHAEIARWRRRASEERTKARRPDLLDPGAEGTQGTV
- a CDS encoding Hsp20/alpha crystallin family protein, with protein sequence MARTLLDRPAYTAHTPAWSPPVDVAETDDEILVRIEIPGVDPESLLVTVSRNGLVVAGEKREPDYGRPGAVVKLERRFGPFRRLIPLPPSADPDRVHTTCADGVLTVRFAKIPSSVRRRIPISV
- a CDS encoding MogA/MoaB family molybdenum cofactor biosynthesis protein; amino-acid sequence: MGARDHREQADQESARVAILTVSDTRTPETDTSGKEAFEIFRKFGHTVVEHAQVPNERKKISEAAEKALREADLVVTIGGTGASRKDVTVEALRPLVEKELPGFGELFRSMSAREIGTAAILSRALLGVTSAGRIVVALPGSTGAVRLGLEGILMNELKHLLWELRRYA
- a CDS encoding riboflavin synthase, coding for MFTGIVERVGRVIRPGRRLVVQTGFPDLVPGESVAVNGVCLTVARLQDDQAGFDLVPETLARTNLGRLRRGSPVNLERALRLGERLGGHIVQGHVDGTGRVLDVRPLLKIGTPLASELVPKGSIAVDGVSLTVVDVEPDAFTVALIPTTRRRTTLGRLKKGDLVNLELDILAKLARRRSPSRITREWLKRAGF